TGGAGCTGACTGATACTAATCGTTCGAGGACTTAACCAAAAACGAAAAGCAAAGGCTAGGAGCCGGAGCTGGACAATGATCATTCGTTCTTCTTGAATTCTTCTTACACATTATCTAGTTTTGAGGGTGCAAAACTTTTTGCGATAGCAAAATAACTTTGATAATCCTCTTGAAAAATGCATAAAAGACAGTATAATAAATATTGTTCTTAAAAATGTCTGGTGGCGATGGCGAGAAGGTCACACCCGTTCCCATACCGAACACGGAAGTTAAGCTTCTCAGCGCCGATGGTAGTTGGGGGTTTCCCCCTGTGAGAGTAGGACGCCGCCGGGCAATGATGCATTTCCATCTTGGATGAACTTCTAAGATGAGGCATCCGAATCATCTGCAAGAGTTATGTTTAATTACCACTATTCCGCAGTAGCTCAGTGGTAGAGCACTCGGCTGTTAACCGAGCGGTCGTAGGTTCGAATCCTACCTGCGGAGCCATTATCTCTAAATGACGACAGTCATTTGAGCTGGCAGCATATGCTTCCATAGCTCAGCAGGTAGAGCACTTCCATGGTAAGGAAGAGGTCAGCGGTTCGAGCCCGCTTGGAAGCTCTGAAAATACTATTATATGGCCCCTTGGTCAAGCGGTTAAGACACCGCCCTTTCACGGCGGTAACACGGGTTCGAATCCCGTAGGGGTCACCAAAAGTTTTTTCTCAACAGAGAAAGGAACTTTATTTTTCGCTTAGCGGAAAAATTATGGAGGATTAGCTCAGCTGGGAGAGCATCTGCCTTACAAGCAGAGGGTCGGCGGTTCGATCCCGTCATCCTCCACCATTATTCTTTCAAACTTTGAAGATAATCTTCTATTCATGCCGGTGTAGCTCAATTGGTAGAGCAACTGACTTGTAATCAGTAGGTTGGGGGTTCAAGTCCTCTCGCCGGCACCATTTTCCAGAATTTGTGGAGGGGTAGCGAAGTGGCTAAACGCGGCGGACTGTAAATCCGCTCCCTCAGGGTTCGGCGGTTCGAATCCGTCCCCCTCCACCATTTTAATACATATTAAAATTGGACAAGTAAATGCTGTCCTTTTTATTTTTCCATTGGGCTATAGCCAAGCGGTAAGGCAACGGACTTTGACTCCGTCATGCGTTGGTTCGAATCCAGCTAGCCCAGCCATTTATGAGCCATTAGCTCAGTCGGTAGAGCAGATTGCTCGCTGCATTGAGTATTCTTCCCTGGCAATCTGCGAGAAAGGCCGAAGGTCTTTTGAGCATCAGATGCGATAGGGATTATAAATGGGTGGAGGCAGTCTTTGTCCCACTTCAAACTTGAGCCATTAGCTCAGTCGGTAGAGCATCTGACTTTTAATCAGAGGGTCGAAGGTTCGAGTCCTTCATGGCTCACTCATGTTAAGACCCCTAAAAATGAACTTGTCCTTTATTTTTTGGGGTCTTACTTATATAATAAAATTATGCGGAAGTAGTTCAGTGGTAGAATACAACCTTGCCAAGGTTGGGGTCGCGGGTTCGAATCCCGTCTTCCGCTCCATATGGGGCCTTAGCTCAGCTGGGAGAGCGCCTGCCTTGCACGCAGGAGGTCAGCGGTTCGATCCCGCTAGGCTCCACCATCACACTACATAAATACCATTACAGCCATAAAATCCAAATTGGGTTTATGGCTTTTTTTATTTTTCCTACTTTAAAGTTTATATAACTTTCCGCATTTCCCAAGAATACAGACAGGTATAGAGGAATAAAGGCCAGGCTGTCAAGAAACCTCTATTATTAAGACAGTTTTCAAGGTGTAGATGATAAAGCTGTCAAGATTCCACTATAATTAAGACAGCTTTCAAAGTTCAAAAACAAAAACTGTCAAGATTGAAATGAGCTTTAAAACCTCGGTGAAGAGATCAATGCTGCCATAAATTCTTCTGATTTTTCAGATCTACCTTCGCAACCTCCCAACAAGGCTCTTAAAATGCCTCTGCATTACAGCCCATGTACTCATAAAAGAAATGGTTTAACGATATTTAGGCGTTAAATTCATTTAATTCCAAACCGTATATATATTCATAAAATTGTGCAGTTGAGTCATCTGAATGAAAGCGTTTAAAATAAGGAGGAGATGAGAGAAAGCAAGGGGGAGACAAGAATGAAGAAACTTTCGATTATCGGGATGCCGATGGATTTGGGTCAGACGCGAAGGGGAGTTGATATGGGCCCAAGTGCGATCCGTTATGCTGGCATTAATGAGAGATTAAAAGTTCTTTTTGATGAGATAGAGGACCTTGGAGATATACCGGTTGGCAGGCCTGAAGTGAAGATTGATCCTAACAGCAATCTGCGTAATCTTGAGCTGGTGGCAGAGAAAAATAGTTTGCTTGCTGATGAAGTAGACAAGATTATTGAATCAGGTTCTTTTCCGTTAGTATTAGGTGGGGATCATAGCATTGCGATTGGTACGTTGGCTGGTGTGTCCAAGCATTATAAGAATCTGGGTGTCATTTGGTACGATGCGCATGGAGACTTGAATACAGCTGAAACCTCACCGTCTGGAAATATTCATGGTATGCCGCTTGCTGTGAGCCTCGGCCTGGGTCACTATATGCTGACGCAATTAGGCGGGTTTGCACCCAAGGTAAAGCCGGAGAATATTGTCCTTATCGGAGCACGAGCTTTGGATGATGGCGAAAAGGACTTGATTAAGGAATTGGGCATTAAAGTATTCACGATGCACGAAATCGATCGTCTTGGAATGGCTGCAGTCATTGAGGAAACGATCGATTATCTGAAAGAAAAAGTGGATGGTGTCCATCTTTCACTTGATTTAGATGGTCTGGATCCAACCGATGCGCCGGGTGTTGGAACGCCGGTGACAGGAGGCATCAGCTACCGTGAGAGCCACCTGGCAATGGAGATGCTGGCTGAAGCCAAGATTATTACTTCTGCTGAGTTCGTAGAAGTGAATCCAATACTTGATGAAAAGAACAAGACAGCTGTCGCGGCTGTAGCGCTGATGGGGTCATTATTTGGAGAAAAACTTTTATAATAACCGCCTGGAATGGGAATAGAATGATATTGTCAGGCAAAAAAATAGGAGCAGCGGCCCTGTGAAGGCTGCTGCTCTTTATCATTAATATAGAACTGGCTTTTTTGAGGATAAGTGATAATATTTATTTAGTAAATGGTCGAGTCTCGTACTGATGTCTACCACCCGTTGATTTGACAGCGAGGTTTTTTCGGCTAGTTCAACCATTTCTTTACGGCAATTTTCAATATCCTTCAGCAACGTTTCTGCACACATTGATATATTCCTCGCTTTCATGAATATAGTCCTTTTATACCCAGCCAAAAACTTTTTAAACCAAATTGGTAAAAATTTGTTAATATTAACTTATCGAGCCTTTAGCTTTTTTTGCCGAATAAAGTCATTTTAATGGGATAGACACCATTACATACATAAAAAAAGTTTTTATAAAAAAAAACGAAACCTTTTACGGAGTCGATTCGTATATCGATTAGCCGCATGAAGCGCGGAGGTAAAATAATGGAAACAATCGTAAAGCACAGAATAAAACAGGTAATCAAGGGAGACCAGAATGCCTATGGAGAGATTGTTGAGATATACAAGGACAAGGTATTCCAGCTTTGCTACCGTATGCTCGGGAATCGGCATGAGGCAGAGGATATTGCACAGGAGGCATTTATCCGTGCATATATCAATATTAACAGCTTCAATCAAAACCTGAAATTTTCAACATGGCTGTACAGAATTGCTACCAATCTTTGCATTGACCGGATTCGTAAAAAGAAACCAGATTATTTTCTTGATGCAGAAGTGCCGGGAACAGAGGGTTTGACGATGTACTCCCAAATCCCTTCTGAAACCCCTTTGCCAGAGGATGAGGTAGAAAGTCTCGAATTGCAGGATGCGATTCAAAAAGAAATTTCAAAATTACCCGATAAATACAGATCGGTCATCGTATTAAAGTATATTGAGGAGCTTAGCCTGAACGAAATCAGTGAAATTCTGGATCTGCCGCTGGGGACGGTTAAGACAAGGATCCATCGAGGCAGAGAGGCTCTTAGGCAGCAGTTGCGACACGTATAAGGTGAGGTGAAGAATTTGAAATGTCCCGAACAGGTTATAGACTATATGCATGAATATTTAGATGATGAAATTCCTGAAGAACATGAAAAGATTTTAAGAGAGCATCTTCAGAGCTGCTCAGATTGCCAGGAATATTTCAGGGAATTGAACAAGGCTATTGCCCTTGTACAGAGTACCTCCCATATTCAGGCGCCGGATGATTTTACATCAAGGGTCATGGCCGGATTGCCAAAGGAGAAGAAAAAGACAGAAATTCAACGCTGGTTCAGAAGTCATCCGCTTTTGACAGCTGCTTCGCTTTTCCTTGCATTAATGACTGCAAGCATTCTTTCAACGTGGAATGAGGATCACCAGTTTTCTGTTTCGAAACAGCCTAATTTGCTCGTCGAAAACGACACTGTCATCGTTCCTGAAGGGGAAGTCGTCAAGGGTGATGTGGTGGTCAGGAATGGCAAAGTGAAAGTCGAAGGCGAAGTACAAGGAAACTTGACCGTCATCAACGGGGAAAGGTACATGGCTTCAGCGGGTAATGTTACAGGGGAAATAACCGAAGTCAATGAAGTATTCGAATGGATTTGGTACCAAATTAAAAAGACCGCGAAAAGCACCGCGGATCTTTTTGAAAATGACGAGAAGGAACAGTCATTCCAATCAGGAATGGCTGTTTTTTAAGAGATATCATTAATATTTCGATGATCCCTATAGCGGGGAACCATTCTATGGATGACATCATTATTAGTTTAAGCAGAGCTTATGTTATAATGAGAAAGTTATCTTAGAATACAGGCTGAAGTGCATTGGTTATCTTCCGCTTTTTTTATTTACACATGGTTCATTTGGAGGCTAGAGGAAAACTTCGAAAAAAAGCCTTACTAACTACTGGAGGAAGTGCAATGTCGTTTGCGGATTTCAATTTATTAGAATATCTAGCTAATATTGTTGACATTCTCCTGGTTTGGTTCGTCATTTATAAGTTGATTGCTATTATTCGTGGGACGAAGGCTGTCCAGCTTTTGAAAGGGATATTTGTCATCCTGATTGTAAAGTTTGTCAGTGATTTCTTCGGACTGAATACGCTCAGCTGGATGATGGAACAAGTACTGACCTGGGGATTCCTTGCTATTATTATCATTTTCCAGCCCGAATTACGAAGGGCACTCGAGCAGCTTGGCAGAGGGCGGCTTTTCGCCAGGTCGGGACTGCAGGAAGAGGAAGATGAAGAAAAAATGGTGGAGGCCATTATCAAGGCAACCGACTATATGGCTAAACGCCGAATCGGTGCATTGATTTCTATTGAAAGAGAAACAGGAATGAGCGATTACATAGAAACGGGCATTCAGCTGAATTCGAGAATATCCTCTGAACTGTTGATTAACCTTTTTATACCGAATACACCGCTTCATGATGGAGCTGTTGTCATACAGAAGAACATTGTTGCAGCAGCGGCTTGTTATTTACCGTTGTCAGAAAGTCCGTTCATTTCGAAGGAGCTGGGCACAAGACACAGGGCTGCACTGGGAATCAGTGAAGTGACGGACAGTATCACAATAGTGGTTTCTGAGGAAACAGGCAATGTGTCAGTTACCCGGAATGGCGAACTATACAGAGACTTGAGCGGGGAAACATTAAGGGAACTGCTCACTGCCGAACTGATTTCACCATCAAGAATCAAGCAGGCAGCTTCTACCCGCTGGAGTTGGAGGGGGAAGAAAAATGGATAGATGGATGGATAATCCTTGGTTCATAAAAGTGGTTGCCCTAGTCCTTGCTGTGCTTCTCTTTGGGTCCGTTCCTAAAAATGATCCGGATAAGCCAGGCGATGTAAATGTCCCATCAGATGAAATGGTAGAGACAGTTGAGGACGTACCGGTTAAAAGGATTTACGATACTGATACACTGGTCGTTTCCGGGGTTCCAGAGACGGTTACGGTCAAGCTCCAAGGGCCGAAAAACCTTGTTCAGCAGGCAAAAATGCTAAGAAACTTTGAAGTGTTCGTTGATTTGACCGATGCTGAAATGGGAAATCAACGTGTCCCCATTACGATAAAAGATGTATCCGAAAGGCTGGCTGTTTCCATCGAGCCGGGCTATGCGAATGTTTCCATCCAGGAGAAAGTGACAAAGGAGTTCAGCGTCGATGCTGAATTTAGCGGAAATATCGTGGCGGATGGCTATATAGCAGAAAAGCCGACGGTCAAACCGGATAAAGTTCAAATAACGGGAGCTAAGGATATTGTTGATAAGATCACCTATGTAAAAGCTACCGTGAATTCTTCCGGGAAGATAACTGATACAATCACCCGGGAAGCGAGTGTGCTGGTCCTGGATAAAGATATGAATAAACTGGATGTCATTGTAGAGCCAGGGGTAGTTGAAGTAACCATTCCGGTAAAAAGCTCGAGCAAAAAGGTACCGATTGATATTGTTCGAAAAGGTACTCCTCCAAGTGGAGTGACCATCGATTCGATCACTCTTGAAACGAAGGAAGCGGAAATCATCGCGGCTCCAAGCGTTCTTGATAAAGCCAATGGAGTCAGGGTAGAAGTGGATGTCAGTAAGATTGAAGAAAACACGGAAATTACCCTGCCGGTCATTATTGGTGAAGGAATTGTCGCGGTTTCACCGGAAATGGTCAAGGTGAACATAAAAGTCACGAAGGCTTCTGAGAAGACCATTTCCAATGTGCCCATTGAAATCAATGGGGGAGCTGGCTATGAAGTAGATTTCCTGGATCCCACAGACGGCCGGACAAAGTTGACAGTCTCGGGGCCGAGTGATATCGTCTCTGGATTGTCTGCCGAGGATTTTAAAGTTTTAATTGATGTTTCGACGTTAGATGAGGGAGACCACGAAGTCGACATGAAGGTTACAGCACCGCAAAACATTACGTGGAAACTGGCAAAGGAAAAAGCCAGTATATCGGTTGCTAAAAAAGAAGCTTAATTGACTGCAATTTTTCATACAAGGAGAGATTCTAAGAATGGGTAAATATTTCGGTACAGACGGAGTACGTGGTGTTGCGAACAGCGAATTAACACCAGAGTTGGCGTTCAAGCTTGGACGATTCGGAGGCTATGTCCTCACAAAGGAGCATGATCGCCCTAAGGTGCTGATTGGCCGTGATACTCGTATTTCCGGACATATGCTTGAGGGGGCACTGGTTGCCGGCCTGCTATCTATCGGAGCGGAAGTCATGAGGCTAGGCGTCATCTCAACACCAGGGGTATCTTATTTAACGAAGGCGCTTGGTGCTCAGGCAGGAGTCATGATTTCTGCGTCGCATAATCCGGTTGCTGATAATGGGATTAAATTTTTTGGGCCAGATGGATATAAGCTTTCAGATGATCAGGAAAATGAGATTGAGCAGTTAATGGATCTGGAGACAGATGAGCTGCCTCGTCCAGTTGGTGCTGATCTTGGTCAGGTGAATGATTACTTCGAAGGTGGACAGAAGTACCTTCAATACTTAAAGCAATCTGTTGATGAAGAATTCACAGGTCTTCACATCGCTCTGGATTGTGCACACGGAGCAACCTCTTCATTGGCTACTCACTTGTTTGCTGACCTGGACGCGGATACTTCCACGATGGGAGCATCTCCTAATGGGCTGAATATCAATGATGGTGTAGGTTCTACTCACCCAGAAGCACTTGCTGAATTCGTGAAAGAAAAGGGAGCCGACCTTGGACTTGCATTTGACGGAGATGGCGACCGCCTGATTGCGGTTGATGAAAAAGGTAACATCGTTGATGGCGACCAAATCATGTACATTTGCGGAAAATTCATGAAAGAACGCGGCCAGCTGAAACAGGGTACTGTGGTTTCTACTGTCATGAGCAACCTTGGCTTTTACAAGGGCCTTGAGGAAAATGGAGTACAAAGCGTCCAAACAGCTGTTGGCGACCGTTATGTAGTAGAGGAAATGAAGAAGAGTGGCTATAATCTCGGCGGCGAGCAATCGGGCCATATTATCTTCCTTGATTACAATACGACGGGTGACGGCCTGCTTACAGGGCTGCAGCTTGCCAACATCATGAAAGCCACGAACAAACCGCTTTCCGAGCTGGCTGGGGAAATGAAAAAGTACCCTCAGGTTCTTGTTAACATCCGTGTGACGGATAAGCATCATGTTACGGATAACGAGAAGGTAAAAGAAGTAATTGAACAGGTTGAAGCTGAAATGAACGGCAACGGCCGTATACTGGTCCGTCCTTCCGGAACAGAGCCGTTGGTGCGCGTCATGGCGGAAGCTGCAACAGCAGAGCTTTGCCAGGAATACGTAAATCGTATCGCTGCAGTTGTGGAAGAAGAAATGGGTTTAAAAGAATAAGAAAAGAAGAGGATATGCATAAGGGTTTCTGCACATGGAAGAGCCCTTATGCATATTTATTTAGGAAGGAAAGTTTTTAGCCGGCCTGTAGAGGGTATTTGTACGGGAGGGCGGTTTTCCTTTGTTTTCTATTGACGGATGGGTCAGTATCATGTATGATAATCCTGTTTTTGTAAAAAGAAACAAATCTGTGGAAGGGTGGGCAGAGGTATTAAAAAGGAAAGCTTAAAGCGCCAGGACTAATCCTTGACCGTAATGATGGATTAGTTGACGAGGTGGAGGTTTATCGAAGTTTCGGCGGATGCCTCCCGGCTGAAAGCACAGCCGCGAATTCCCTCTTCAAAACATTAAGGCAACTTAATGCACAAAAGGATGGAGATGCTAAAACTAAAGAGGATTGGATTTTTGAAGTCTGACCTCAAACCAATTATATGAGATAAGGGGGCAAGCCGCCCCTAATAAGAGGCTTCTTGCCCCCTGTCGTACAGGAGGAAAAGAAGTTATGTGTGGAATCGTTGGATATATTGGAAATAACGACTCGAAAGAGATTTTATTAAAAGGCCTTGAAAAGCTAGAATATAGAGGGTATGACTCTGCGGGAATCGCAGTCATGAACGAAAAGGGAGTTCACGTTTTTAAGGAAAAAGGACGCATTGCGGACCTTCGCAACGCAGTGGACAACGATGTTATGGCTAACGCTGGAATCGGCCACACTCGCTGGGCTACTCATGGTCCTCCAAGCAAGGTGAACGCTCACCCTCATCAGAGCTCGACAGGCAGACTGACTCTTGTCCACAATGGCGTCATCGAAAACTATGATCTATTGAAGCGCGAGTATTTGCAGAATGTCGAATTGAAAAGTGAAACGGACACTGAAGTGATCGTGCAGTTGATCGATCTGTTCGTAAACGAAGGTCTAAGCTTAGAAGAAGCGTTCCGTAAAACGCTGACACTTTTACATGGTTCATATGCACTTGCCCTGATAGATGAACAAAACGAAGATACTATTTTTGTGGCGAAAAACAAGAGCCCGCTTCTTGTCGGTCTTGGCGACGGCTTTAATGTTGTGGCTAGTGACGCAATGGCAATGATTCAGGTAACAAGCCAATATGTTGAACTGATGGACAAGGAAATGGTCATTGTCACTAAAGATGAAGTGACAATCAAGAACCTTGAAGGAGAAGTTGTTTCACGCACACCTTATACAGCAGAACTTGATGCAAGTGACATCGAAAAGGGAACATACCCTCACTACATGCTCAAAGAAATCGATGAGCAGCCGCTTGTTATGCGCAAAATCATCCAGAACTACCAGGATGGCGAAGGTGCTCTTGAAATTGACTCTGACATCGTTGCTGCGATGAAAGAAGCTGACCGTATCTATATCATTGCTGCTGGTACTTCCTATCACGCAGGTCTTGTTGGCAAGCAGTTCATCGAAAAGTTGGCAAAGATTCCTGTAGAAGTTCACATCTCAAGTGAGTTTGGCTACAACATGCCGCTTCTATCAGAAAAGCCATTGTTCATTTTCATTTCACAGAGCGGAGAAACTGCGGACAGCCGCCAGGTTCTTGTTCAGGTGAAGGAAATGGGTTACAAGGCACTTACAATTACGAATGTACCTGGTTCAACGCTTTCTCGTGAGGCGGACTACACGCTTCTTCTTCATGCAGGCCCTGAAATCGCTGTTGCTTCAACAAAGGCTTATACAGCACAGCTTGCTGTACTGGCGATTTTAGCGGAAGTTACAGCTCGCCGACTTGGCCATGAAGTAAACTTCGATCTTGTTCAGGAATTAGGAATCGTTGCTAATGCAATGGAAGCCCTTTGCGATGACAAAGAAGAATTCGAAAGCATCGCGCGCGAATACCTTACTGTGACAAGAAACGCATTCTTCATCGGACGCGGAATCGACTTTTACGTTGGTCTAGAAGGCGCATTGAAGCTTAAGGAAATTTCGTACATCCAGGCAGAAGGCTTCGCAGGCGGAGAGCTGAAGCACGGAACAATCGCCTTGATTGAAGAAGGCACACCAGTCATTGCTCTTGCAACACAAGAATTCGTCAACCTGAGCATCCGCGGAAACGTTAAAGAAGTGGCAGCGCGCGGAGCAAACCCGTGCATCATTTCTATGAGCGGACTGGAAACAGACGAAGACCGCTTCGTCATTCCAGAAGTGCACAGCCTATTAACACCTCTTATCTCAGTAATCCCGCTGCAGTTGATCTCATATTATGCAGCATTGCACCGCGACTGTGACGTCGATAAGCCGCGTAACCTGGCTAAGTCGGTAACGGTTGAGTAATATTATCCTGCGGGCCTTTTCCTCCTCTAATCAGGGAGAGGCCTTCTAATAGGTTATCCGGCTGGATCTCTTTTGGGATCCAGTCTTTTTATTTCCTGAAAACTTCAATCCATGCTTTACTCAGAAGAAATTATTATTCTTTATTGGTAAAACAGATACAACGAGGAATTAAATAATCTCGATAATAAAACATAAATAAACAGGGCATTTTTCCGATATAATATTTAGTCATTAAAAGGGAAGCGGGGCGATTTTGTGCTGAGAAAAGAGAACATTTATTATTTAATTCTCTTTTTATTTGTCACAAGTGCTGTTTTTTGGGGGAATCAAGTTGAAATCAGCACGAACGATTTATTCATAGCCCTATTTCTTTTTACACTTTTAACGGTCTTTAATTATCATTTGAACATTCAGTCGGAAATAAAAGGTGTAGCTACGGAATACTCTATAAATTATGGTATAGCGATCGCTATTTATGCTGGGCCTGTTGGGGTTTTCCTTTATGAAATCTTAAATCATGTTTCCTCACTTCTGATCAATATATGGAAGAAAAAGACGAATGACAAACCATATTTATATACCTTTTATAATATTGTAACGTTTTCAGCTGCAAACATAATAGCCTACTATCTGTACGAAAAGCTATGGCCCGTTGCTGCCCATATTCCCTTTGGGATCTGGGTTACCTTCATTCTGATTTCAGTGGGAGCAGCATTTATTTCTGACACGATCATTCTGGTTTATTTCTGGTTAATAAAAGAAATAAAATCATGGAAAGATGCTTATCAATTTTATAATTACTGGAACTTACTTGATATTGGGAAGACCGTTTTGACAAACGGATTATTATTTGTTTTTCTTCAACAACAAGAGTGGGAGTACCTTATTGGACTGCTGGTTCTAAACTACTTTGTTAATCGCTCTATTATAATGAAAACGATTAATATCCAAGACAAGTTGGAGAGAGATAAATTTGAAACAATGGCCTATAAAGATGCTTTAACTGGGGCCAACAATAGAGCTTTTATGGACAAGAAGATCAAGGAACTGTCGAATTTGGAGCAACCGATGGGCATTGTGGTTGCAGATATTGACCGTTTTAAATTAATAAATGATACATATAACCATGCTATAGGTGATAAAGTTCTAAAATATTATGTTAAGTTCTTAACTGGCTTCTTGAAAGAGGATGACTATCTTTTCAGGAGCGGAGGGGAGGAGTTTACTTTATTTCTGCGGAACCGTACCTATCAAGAAACATTGGACCTCCTGGAGGAAATCAGACAGGAACTCGAAAACACAAAGCTGGACATCGAATTTAATGAGGGAAATCATATAATTGCTTTTACCTCATCTTTTGGTCTCTACTTT
This is a stretch of genomic DNA from Mesobacillus jeotgali. It encodes these proteins:
- the glmS gene encoding glutamine--fructose-6-phosphate transaminase (isomerizing), with protein sequence MCGIVGYIGNNDSKEILLKGLEKLEYRGYDSAGIAVMNEKGVHVFKEKGRIADLRNAVDNDVMANAGIGHTRWATHGPPSKVNAHPHQSSTGRLTLVHNGVIENYDLLKREYLQNVELKSETDTEVIVQLIDLFVNEGLSLEEAFRKTLTLLHGSYALALIDEQNEDTIFVAKNKSPLLVGLGDGFNVVASDAMAMIQVTSQYVELMDKEMVIVTKDEVTIKNLEGEVVSRTPYTAELDASDIEKGTYPHYMLKEIDEQPLVMRKIIQNYQDGEGALEIDSDIVAAMKEADRIYIIAAGTSYHAGLVGKQFIEKLAKIPVEVHISSEFGYNMPLLSEKPLFIFISQSGETADSRQVLVQVKEMGYKALTITNVPGSTLSREADYTLLLHAGPEIAVASTKAYTAQLAVLAILAEVTARRLGHEVNFDLVQELGIVANAMEALCDDKEEFESIAREYLTVTRNAFFIGRGIDFYVGLEGALKLKEISYIQAEGFAGGELKHGTIALIEEGTPVIALATQEFVNLSIRGNVKEVAARGANPCIISMSGLETDEDRFVIPEVHSLLTPLISVIPLQLISYYAALHRDCDVDKPRNLAKSVTVE
- a CDS encoding aspartyl-phosphate phosphatase Spo0E family protein encodes the protein MCAETLLKDIENCRKEMVELAEKTSLSNQRVVDISTRLDHLLNKYYHLSSKKPVLY
- a CDS encoding CdaR family protein, with the protein product MDRWMDNPWFIKVVALVLAVLLFGSVPKNDPDKPGDVNVPSDEMVETVEDVPVKRIYDTDTLVVSGVPETVTVKLQGPKNLVQQAKMLRNFEVFVDLTDAEMGNQRVPITIKDVSERLAVSIEPGYANVSIQEKVTKEFSVDAEFSGNIVADGYIAEKPTVKPDKVQITGAKDIVDKITYVKATVNSSGKITDTITREASVLVLDKDMNKLDVIVEPGVVEVTIPVKSSSKKVPIDIVRKGTPPSGVTIDSITLETKEAEIIAAPSVLDKANGVRVEVDVSKIEENTEITLPVIIGEGIVAVSPEMVKVNIKVTKASEKTISNVPIEINGGAGYEVDFLDPTDGRTKLTVSGPSDIVSGLSAEDFKVLIDVSTLDEGDHEVDMKVTAPQNITWKLAKEKASISVAKKEA
- the cdaA gene encoding diadenylate cyclase CdaA gives rise to the protein MSFADFNLLEYLANIVDILLVWFVIYKLIAIIRGTKAVQLLKGIFVILIVKFVSDFFGLNTLSWMMEQVLTWGFLAIIIIFQPELRRALEQLGRGRLFARSGLQEEEDEEKMVEAIIKATDYMAKRRIGALISIERETGMSDYIETGIQLNSRISSELLINLFIPNTPLHDGAVVIQKNIVAAAACYLPLSESPFISKELGTRHRAALGISEVTDSITIVVSEETGNVSVTRNGELYRDLSGETLRELLTAELISPSRIKQAASTRWSWRGKKNG
- a CDS encoding anti-sigma factor family protein — encoded protein: MKCPEQVIDYMHEYLDDEIPEEHEKILREHLQSCSDCQEYFRELNKAIALVQSTSHIQAPDDFTSRVMAGLPKEKKKTEIQRWFRSHPLLTAASLFLALMTASILSTWNEDHQFSVSKQPNLLVENDTVIVPEGEVVKGDVVVRNGKVKVEGEVQGNLTVINGERYMASAGNVTGEITEVNEVFEWIWYQIKKTAKSTADLFENDEKEQSFQSGMAVF
- the rocF gene encoding arginase, with product MKKLSIIGMPMDLGQTRRGVDMGPSAIRYAGINERLKVLFDEIEDLGDIPVGRPEVKIDPNSNLRNLELVAEKNSLLADEVDKIIESGSFPLVLGGDHSIAIGTLAGVSKHYKNLGVIWYDAHGDLNTAETSPSGNIHGMPLAVSLGLGHYMLTQLGGFAPKVKPENIVLIGARALDDGEKDLIKELGIKVFTMHEIDRLGMAAVIEETIDYLKEKVDGVHLSLDLDGLDPTDAPGVGTPVTGGISYRESHLAMEMLAEAKIITSAEFVEVNPILDEKNKTAVAAVALMGSLFGEKLL
- a CDS encoding GGDEF domain-containing protein, which produces MLRKENIYYLILFLFVTSAVFWGNQVEISTNDLFIALFLFTLLTVFNYHLNIQSEIKGVATEYSINYGIAIAIYAGPVGVFLYEILNHVSSLLINIWKKKTNDKPYLYTFYNIVTFSAANIIAYYLYEKLWPVAAHIPFGIWVTFILISVGAAFISDTIILVYFWLIKEIKSWKDAYQFYNYWNLLDIGKTVLTNGLLFVFLQQQEWEYLIGLLVLNYFVNRSIIMKTINIQDKLERDKFETMAYKDALTGANNRAFMDKKIKELSNLEQPMGIVVADIDRFKLINDTYNHAIGDKVLKYYVKFLTGFLKEDDYLFRSGGEEFTLFLRNRTYQETLDLLEEIRQELENTKLDIEFNEGNHIIAFTSSFGLYFNNFHEISSIEKGYIYADNLLLKSKHLGRNRITGENGIDENSNGKGN
- the sigW gene encoding RNA polymerase sigma factor SigW yields the protein METIVKHRIKQVIKGDQNAYGEIVEIYKDKVFQLCYRMLGNRHEAEDIAQEAFIRAYININSFNQNLKFSTWLYRIATNLCIDRIRKKKPDYFLDAEVPGTEGLTMYSQIPSETPLPEDEVESLELQDAIQKEISKLPDKYRSVIVLKYIEELSLNEISEILDLPLGTVKTRIHRGREALRQQLRHV
- the glmM gene encoding phosphoglucosamine mutase, with amino-acid sequence MGKYFGTDGVRGVANSELTPELAFKLGRFGGYVLTKEHDRPKVLIGRDTRISGHMLEGALVAGLLSIGAEVMRLGVISTPGVSYLTKALGAQAGVMISASHNPVADNGIKFFGPDGYKLSDDQENEIEQLMDLETDELPRPVGADLGQVNDYFEGGQKYLQYLKQSVDEEFTGLHIALDCAHGATSSLATHLFADLDADTSTMGASPNGLNINDGVGSTHPEALAEFVKEKGADLGLAFDGDGDRLIAVDEKGNIVDGDQIMYICGKFMKERGQLKQGTVVSTVMSNLGFYKGLEENGVQSVQTAVGDRYVVEEMKKSGYNLGGEQSGHIIFLDYNTTGDGLLTGLQLANIMKATNKPLSELAGEMKKYPQVLVNIRVTDKHHVTDNEKVKEVIEQVEAEMNGNGRILVRPSGTEPLVRVMAEAATAELCQEYVNRIAAVVEEEMGLKE